AAAACTCcatcattgaaaaatggtaCCAGACTCTGGACACCTGGACGGTGGATGAACTCAGTGACTACCTGAATTCATTCGGAATCGTGTCGAATCCAACCGCAACAAAAAACGAACTCATAGAGATGATTAAATCTAACACGAAATCATTTTTCGGATTCCCAGAGCCACAACCATTCTACAAGAGATGGTACAATGGTCTATTCTACCGTTAATATACCCACTTCTCGGCCACACCATTAAATGGACACCAGTTCGTATGGTATATAACTGTCCCACTTTAGTAGGATGAACATTATTAGTTTCACTTTTTCTGTTAAGAGATAAATACTATCTactattaaataataactaTCTATGAATAAATAGAAAACATAAACAaagtaaagaaaaaacCCACTAGGCTACACTCGTTAGTTCATTCTGATTTGTGACGCCAACCGGTTGCGACACCCTTCTGTCATCATCCTTTGATTTGGGGAACGACTAACCATTACCCGGTTACTGTCAGCATTTGGCGGCatcaaaaaaaacataCTAAAAGCACTTGCTCTGgttgatatatatacctTTAAAAAGACAGTCAAGTTCATTTAAGGAATATCTTTAGATGTGGGTGTTACAAATCTAGTTGCATAGGTAAAACAGTGAATAATCTATTGAATATTGACACTGCCGATTGGTTTAAGTCATTTTAATTACTCACAGACACATATATAACTCCTATACATTATGGCAAAATACGCTTGGTACACTAGAGCTAGTGATACGATTCATCGTTTAACTGTGCTGGGTCTTGTTGGTGGTTCCGTTTATATGGTTGGTGGGTTAGGTTATACAATGTATATAAATGGTAAAAACTATGAAAAGCAAGTAACAGCCACAAAACTGGATCAAAATGAGGCCAGAGAACTTGAAGGTTCGGTAACGTCTGCTGAATAGATAGTTATTCCATTGAATCTACTCGACTGTTCAACCAAATTTCTCATTATGCAAAAAATTGGTCCCTCAAATATCCCTACATTTTATTCTCTGTACATACAAACCATTAACATTCTAATCATTTTAGAGGAACCTgcttttaattatatattgacTTTATATTATGTTGATCTATATACACAATTATTTATCTGTCTGTAAGCTAATACATGGTTTCTCAACAATTTCATCGTAGTTTATGTTTCTTAGTATCTGTTGTGAGGGTCTCTATATTTAACTTCCTTTTTTGGGGTCTGCCAGTTTACGAGCCTTACCGttatgatatatattctgTTTCTTCAATGTTGTCATTCTGTCCTCCAAGACTTTCAACATCTGTGGATCTTCTGAGTTTATCGGTATTATATCAGTGGATTTATAAACATTTAAACAACTAGGACATTTTCTTTCCGATTTTTTCATTAGACCTAATGCGTTTCTCTGCATAACATCACCACATGGGCTGATATAAACAAAGTTTTTTTGTGCATTAGTTGCATTAGAGTTTGGGTTTAGAGTTCCAATAAACACATCATCTCCAAAATCACATTTTATGACACGACGGTTTTCATTCTCATCCGATACTGTCTCAGTAAGACCATTTAATTGAACGATATCATTGAGTCTCTTGATATGTTTGAATTTATCGATCTGCTGGGCACTATAAGCCTTCTGCTTGTCTTTCTCCAATAACCATTCAAGAATAGATGTCTTATTATAAAGGTTCCCTCGATAATCACTCACCAGAGGTAACGtcaaaaattcattacTTTTCAAAGCACAATAATTCCATCTCGattgtttaatatattccttagtatcatcatcttttgGTACATCTTTATCTTTCTGAATTTGTAActtcaaattataattCTTGTTTACAGACCCACCGTCTGCGCCCATGGTAATTCAATAACACTCTTTATCCAATTTTAGAACCTATGCTACAGAGAATATTCACGTTTAGAAAGGCCTTCTTATATAGGTCTCATCTCAAATATGTTTCATTATTACGATGACTTTTTCAGTATATTTACGTGAAcctgaaaaataaaataactgAGAAACTAAGTTAAGAagtattttataaaataaagttatGATAAGAATATGATTCAGGCCATAAGGATAACCAGTATCGTACAAGAAGGTTGGTTTAGATACGGAGAAAACAGAgaagataattttatagAGTCAAGGAATTATGGATAGACGTTATCAACAAAGAAACCAGTATCACAGGCAAGATGAGAAAGAGAGATGCCTCTTCTACTATAAAGTAGGTGTATGTAGACATGGTAATAAGTGTTCCAAGAGCCATACTAGTCCAAACAGATCACATACTATTGTATTACTGAATTTGGTTGATTTCCCAAGAAATGCAGATGTTACGACTTCCAATACGGCCACCACCACTACAGACGAATCGGACAAGTCCACCCAAGAAACAAAACCAAATAAACCTACAACAAAGAATAAATCAACACCCCCTATCGACGACAAAGAGTACGATTCCATCTACGAAGACCTATACATCGAACTAGCTAAATATGGTAGAATAATGGagatgtatatatgtgaTAATGGGAACGACCATCTACGTGGTAATGTCTATGTAAGATACTCTAGTGAACAAAACGCCAGAGACGCAAACAATGAGTTGAACACGAGATGGTTCAATGGGAAACCAATATACTGTGACCTCACACATATACATGATTTTGGAGAGGCCATTTGTCGTAAACCAGAAGAAAAATCAGGTTGTGAAAGAGGTGATCATTGTAATTTCATGCATATCAGAAAACCTTCTCCACAATTGCAAACCGATCTTGAGAATGCTCAAAGGAAAAAATTCCAATTGAACTCAAACCCTTACATTTCCAAGAGAGCGTGATAGCATATTGCCATTAACATCATAATTATACCCagatatatacacatatatatatatgatgtGTGGAACCCTTTGTACAATTGAGCTGAGATGAGCTTAAGGTCGAACGGAAATAAGATGGACATAAGatgttatataaaattttcagtTAAACCACGAGAACCCTAACAAACCCTATTCTTCGTCGATGTTGATCAAACGGGTTTCCAAGCCAAAATGAGCCAAACAACGTTAGGGTTCCTGTTGGCTGAACCCTAACGTCGCTTTTCCGCCACAAAATCTCAGTCGATTTCCTAATATAGTAATCGCAGCCCAAAAGCGCacagaaaagaaaaatcgGTGGCGAATTTTTGTGTAACGTCAAGATTATTGAGAACCTAAACTACCATCatcctatatatatacatacatatatatataggatGATGATGTTGATAACTATTACCATAGCTTACAATTAAAGAGGTGAACTACatttacaattaaattGGTCGGTCGCTGGCAAGCTCAGTAAAGAATCTCTGTACAAGTGTTTTTTTTGTGTGTCTGTGAACCGTTTTCGTTGTGAAATTATTCTGTTATCCTTATTTGTTTTGCAGATATTACTTTTACATTATAACATAATCAGAAtcattgataaatatacGATAcgataaaataaaatagaataaaataacatttCAAATATGGCTGATAGatattctttttcattaactACATTTTCCCCTAGTGGTAAATTAGGTCAGATTGATTATGCATTGACTGCTGTAAAACAAGGTGTTACTTCTTTAGGTATTAAAGCCACTAATGGGGTTATTATAGCCACCGAGAAGAAAACCTCTTCTTCCTTAGCATTGACAGAAGATATCTCCAAGATTTCCGCTTTGACTCCAGATATTGGTGCTGTTTACTCTGGAATGGGCCCAGATTTTAGAGTTTTAGTAGATAAATCAAGAAAAGTAGCCCATACAAActataaaagaatttatgGTGAATATCCTTCAACGAAATTGTTAGTGTCTGAAATCGCTAAGGTTATGCAAGAAGCAACTCAGTCAGGTGGTGTTAGACCATTCGGTGTTTCTTTGTTGGTAGCTGGCCATGACGAACATAATGGGTTCTCTTTATATCAAGTAGATCCTTCAGGTTCATATTTCCCATGGAAAGCTACTTCCATAGGGAAAGGTTCAACCGCTGCAAAAACATTCTTAGAAAAAAGATGgaataatgaattagaattaGAAGATGCAATCCATATTGCGCTTTTAACGTTGAAAGAATCTGTAGAAGGTGAATTCAATGGTGatacaattgaaattgCAGTAGTCGGCGAcgaaaataatgatttattgGGATACAAAGGTGTCGAAGGTGAAGTAGGTCCTAGATTTAGAAAACTGTCTCCACAGGAAATTAATGATCGATTGGCTGctttataataaatattaaagttCAATGATAAAGCAATACAACACTATTTTACagaattaaacaaaaaaaaagaacatAGAAACATAATTCCGAATCCCCCCCCCACAACCCGCTTGACcttcaaaataaataattcaagaCTATCATTTATACGTGTacagatatataaaccATTGATTTAAACTATCTTTAGATACATGATCTCTTAATgcatacaaaaatatttaatacaaTGTTTTGTTGATAactctttttcttctttgtataaaattattttgcctattattattattactcttcttcatattattatcatttgtaTTTCATAAGTCCTAGATATTAAGCGTTATTACATAGAAACTAAATCTTACTAACTATCTGCTCCActtcttttcaaattgaatatttaagCTTCATTTTGAGCTGGTTGTTCTTTGGCAGCTTCATGATTTTGTCTAATGGCAGCCTCTCTTATTTGTTGCTCAATAGCAAACGATGATTGtgatttttctttgatgATGTTTTGGATTTGTGTCGACTCTGTGCttaatttgttaattttcttttgataaaattcaattgcCTTGTCAGCATCCTTCTCAACATAATAACCGGTACCGATATCGAccaaaaattttttattatcaataattttaccTGGAACGTATAAAGAAGCAGTTGCTGGAATTAACAACTTTTGGTTCTCATTATCTGTCGAAGAAGTTACCTTTATATCTTCAATGCATTCTGTAAACTTATTTTTGGCAACATTCAAAGCTTGTAAAGATTGAGTGAAATGTTGTAACTCTTGATCAAACTGTTGTTTTACAGCAGCTAATTGCTCAGCATTTAATTTCGATAGATCGACTACATAGGTAATAAATGTAttacatttaaaattaagtTAGTATAATggtatataataataaatgagATTCAATCTACTGTAACATACTTTTTTGAGATGACATGATTGTATAGATTTTATTCTCGTTATCTGTTGACTGTTTTTTCGTTCAGGTTTTTATAACTgttgaattaaaaaatgtgAAAAGTCTTAAAATAGTTCTAAATTCCAATACTCAGTTTGCTAGAATTGCAAAATAGAATGAATATCTAAACTTCTTTCCAAGAGTAATTACATTGAAATAATCTAATATCGTGTTTTCTTTATACTGCAATTTTTCAACCTCATTTTACATTTAAAAGAGATGCCGATGCTCTTTTCAGTTTTAACTGTACAGTAAGAAGACATAATAACTATGAAACTAAGTcgaatattaaataatttataaattgaCAGCATTATGGACCTATACAATTGAATAGACAATAAAGCTGTCCTAATATTACAGTGATTTAAAAAAGTTATGGTCAATTAAATAAGTTATTAGATGCTGAAGATAGCAAGCTCAATTGTCATCATTCTCGTTGATATTTCGATTTTGTTTGGATTTGTCTATCTATAATGTCCATATATATCTCGtataaaattcaatttaacATTTCTTCaagtttaataatatcagtGCCATGTTTGTTACCATCTTTAGTCATTTTTGCACTCTTGGCTCCAAATTGAATGGCTCTCTTAGGTTCTTCAGAAATTGCCTCTAAGTGTAATTTTGCTTTGGCTAAATCTCtaagaatttttttattaattttataatttattggtATCTCTTTTGTTGAGAAGTTTACTACATATTCATCTAAAAATGGATATCTTACCTCAATTCCATTATCAGCACTAACTTTATCATCGCGGTTTAAGTTTCTGTCATGAATATTGTTTATCTGCTTAGTTAACTCTTCAACAAGTTCTTCTCTGCTCTTGTTAGCAAATTTATGATATCCGCCATATAATTCATCCGCACCTAACCCACTAAATAACACAATaccttttcttttataCGGAATTCTTGTGTGCTCCTCATAATTTGTTATAAAACCAGCTCCTCTCGATGCAAAATAAAATGCGATAGCGATAGATAAATCCATTTCAGTTACCTTGGGATACATTAACTTTATCACATAAGGTTTCAATTTTACATATTCTTCATAAGAAACATCTACTTCAACTAATTTGATATCTATTTCCGGATATAATTCCTTCAAAACTTCGGTGCTACTGACTGCTAATTTTCGATCAGGGGCATCTTTTGGCTGTAATCCCACTCTGGGATTCTCAAAACCAACATTTAGTAATTCAATAGTGTGGTTGGAGTACTTTGATTTAGACTTCATAACCTCGCATATTAATGCAACGATAACAGAACAATCCAAACCACCAGAAAATAGAACTGCAACTGGTGAGGCTTCAATATGGGCAGGATGTATTGACAAAACTCTCTTTTCAACTGATTCATACAATGAATCATATAACTTTGcaattaattcatttgCTCTACTTTCTCCTTCGTCAACTTCAGCACTAACAGTATAAGGTTCCCTAAtcatattttcttcatccaATTGCTTCTTTTCGATATTGTAAATGTATACGATGCCTCCTAcacaatttttaaatccCTCTACATCTCCTGTTGCGCTCGAAATGTATAATTCATTAGTTTCATAGTCTAACTTATATCCTAAACTCCTCTTGCCAATTGTATCTCTACCAAAATAAACtagtttcttctttgaatCAAAGATAGTGTATGCAAACTCGCCTTCTAAAGTTCTaagaatattaattatatccTTTTCATCTAGAGCAGTTTTCAAGcaattaacaaaataagTAGTGTCGCTAATACCAtgtatttcattattatataa
The nucleotide sequence above comes from Tetrapisispora phaffii CBS 4417 chromosome 3, complete genome. Encoded proteins:
- the COX14 gene encoding Cox14p (similar to Saccharomyces cerevisiae COX14 (YML129C); ancestral locus Anc_8.868); this translates as MAKYAWYTRASDTIHRLTVLGLVGGSVYMVGGLGYTMYINGKNYEKQVTATKLDQNEARELEGSVTSAE
- the TPHA0C04910 gene encoding uncharacterized protein (ancestral locus Anc_8.869) — translated: MGADGGSVNKNYNLKLQIQKDKDVPKDDDTKEYIKQSRWNYCALKSNEFLTLPLVSDYRGNLYNKTSILEWLLEKDKQKAYSAQQIDKFKHIKRLNDIVQLNGLTETVSDENENRRVIKCDFGDDVFIGTLNPNSNATNAQKNFVYISPCGDVMQRNALGLMKKSERKCPSCLNVYKSTDIIPINSEDPQMLKVLEDRMTTLKKQNIYHNGKARKLADPKKGS
- the TPHA0C04920 gene encoding splicing factor SR family protein (ancestral locus Anc_8.870) codes for the protein MDRRYQQRNQYHRQDEKERCLFYYKVGVCRHGNKCSKSHTSPNRSHTIVLLNLVDFPRNADVTTSNTATTTTDESDKSTQETKPNKPTTKNKSTPPIDDKEYDSIYEDLYIELAKYGRIMEMYICDNGNDHLRGNVYVRYSSEQNARDANNELNTRWFNGKPIYCDLTHIHDFGEAICRKPEEKSGCERGDHCNFMHIRKPSPQLQTDLENAQRKKFQLNSNPYISKRA
- the PRE8 gene encoding proteasome core particle subunit alpha 2 (similar to Saccharomyces cerevisiae PRE8 (YML092C); ancestral locus Anc_8.871), yielding MADRYSFSLTTFSPSGKLGQIDYALTAVKQGVTSLGIKATNGVIIATEKKTSSSLALTEDISKISALTPDIGAVYSGMGPDFRVLVDKSRKVAHTNYKRIYGEYPSTKLLVSEIAKVMQEATQSGGVRPFGVSLLVAGHDEHNGFSLYQVDPSGSYFPWKATSIGKGSTAAKTFLEKRWNNELELEDAIHIALLTLKESVEGEFNGDTIEIAVVGDENNDLLGYKGVEGEVGPRFRKLSPQEINDRLAAL
- the GIM5 gene encoding Gim5p (similar to Saccharomyces cerevisiae GIM5 (YML094W); ancestral locus Anc_8.873), with protein sequence MSSQKIDLSKLNAEQLAAVKQQFDQELQHFTQSLQALNVAKNKFTECIEDIKVTSSTDNENQKLLIPATASLYVPGKIIDNKKFLVDIGTGYYVEKDADKAIEFYQKKINKLSTESTQIQNIIKEKSQSSFAIEQQIREAAIRQNHEAAKEQPAQNEA
- the TPHA0C04950 gene encoding putative asparagine synthase (similar to Saccharomyces cerevisiae YML096W; ancestral locus Anc_8.875), encoding MCGILLHYNPINNGSLEDEIIEIPEGSDDLKSCSDKSPIFNEIVPYIARRGPNYQMFRVFKSEQISWYSSILSLRKPFTKQSIEVNDRYILQFNGELYNNEIHGISDTTYFVNCLKTALDEKDIINILRTLEGEFAYTIFDSKKKLVYFGRDTIGKRSLGYKLDYETNELYISSATGDVEGFKNCVGGIVYIYNIEKKQLDEENMIREPYTVSAEVDEGESRANELIAKLYDSLYESVEKRVLSIHPAHIEASPVAVLFSGGLDCSVIVALICEVMKSKSKYSNHTIELLNVGFENPRVGLQPKDAPDRKLAVSSTEVLKELYPEIDIKLVEVDVSYEEYVKLKPYVIKLMYPKVTEMDLSIAIAFYFASRGAGFITNYEEHTRIPYKRKGIVLFSGLGADELYGGYHKFANKSREELVEELTKQINNIHDRNLNRDDKVSADNGIEVRYPFLDEYVVNFSTKEIPINYKINKKILRDLAKAKLHLEAISEEPKRAIQFGAKSAKMTKDGNKHGTDIIKLEEMLN